A single region of the Podospora pseudopauciseta strain CBS 411.78 chromosome 1, whole genome shotgun sequence genome encodes:
- a CDS encoding hypothetical protein (antiSMASH:Cluster_2; COG:S; EggNog:ENOG503NXYH): MDAIPAAIKQADINLWKCAAKAVQLQNVKPIIAYWCEYWVVRQILAKQLHLADEETLNYTTTLMDKLEETKQKYAHEEAIMDDAASQAYVEQFAQETLDRAERVVKANKVTQQTATTFDAAATFFHLVNIWGTPDAETQQKIKYAKWNAARIVKAIKEGKDPNESNPKLEELEQPAPPPLDHNDPEVQGLTDTPYDAGPRSVTVEDVPDVDLRRDAAGVSLPQSPVSAGPPSAWGDELKLPGVPTQLNDPVPRSPSIPSPISPPSHNPANYQGAPDLPSPVTVPTWTQSQPSPLDTPPPVSWSQPPTQPPPTTGWTPSPAAQQQPYAPPSAPPTFAMNNPSTAAVASPPVSPPTNPYYMNMTPTAYTTHPPAPAAYAPAQSGLVDEAAMVGAQKHAKWAISALNFEDVPTAVKELRRALELLGAT, translated from the exons ATGGACGCCATTCCCGCGGCCATCAAACAGGCCGATATCAACCTCTGGAAATGCGCCGCCAAAGCTGTGCAGCTCCAAAATGTGAAGCCCATCATCGCGTACTGGTGTGAATACTGGGTGGTCAGACAAATTCTGGCGAAACAACTGCATCTTGCCGATGAAGAGACTCTCAACTATACAACCACCTTGATGGACAAGCTGGAAGAG ACTAAGCAGAAATATGCCCACGAGGAAGCTATCATGGACGATGCCGCCAGCCAAGCCTATGTCGAACAATTCGCCCAAGAGACCCTCGACCGTGCCGAGAGAGTGGTCAAGGCCAACAAAGTTACCCAACAAACAGCGACGACGTTTGACGCAGCTGCTACCTTCTTTCACCTTGTTAATATCTGGGGGACTCCGGATGCAGAGACACAGCAAAAGATCAAATATGCCAAGTGGAACGCCGCGCGGATTGTCAAGGCGATCAAGGAAGGCAAGGACCCAAATGAGTCCAACCCAAAGCTGGAGGAACTCGAACAGCCCGCTCCCCCACCCTTGGACCACAATGATCCGGAAGTTCAGGGTCTGACGGACACGCCATACGACGCCGGGCCAAGATCAGTGACAGTGGAGGATGTTCCCGACGTGGATCTGCGTAGAGATGCTGCCGGCGTATCGTTACCGCAGAGCCCTGTTTCTGCCGGACCACCATCAGCGTGGGGGGATGAGCTCAAGTTACCAGGAGTGCCAACACAGCTCAATGATCCTGTGCCCAGATCGCCTTCTATTCCGTCACCAATCTCTCCACCGTCGCATAATCCAGCCAACTACCAAGGAGCCCCTGATCTGCCATCACCAGTTACCGTACCGACTTGGACGCAGTCGCAGCCTAGTCCATTGGACACGCCTCCTCCCGTATCATGGTCACAACCCCCgactcaaccacctcctacCACCGGGTGGACGCCATCTCCTGCggctcaacaacagcccTACGCCCCACCATCAGCGCCTCCAACCTTTGCTATGAACAACCCGTCGACAGCTGCAGTGGCTTCCCCGCCCGTCAGCCCTCCTACAAATCCTTATTACATGAACATGACACCAACAGCTTATACCACACATCCACCTGCGCCCGCCGCGTACGCACCTGCTCAAAGTGGCCTCGTGGACGAAGCTGCCATGGTTGGGGCTCAAAAGCATGCCAAATGGGCTATATCTGCGCTGAACTTTGAGGATGTGCCGACAGCGGTGAAAGAGCTGCGGAGGGCATTGGAGCTTCTTGGTGCGACATAG
- a CDS encoding hypothetical protein (EggNog:ENOG503P2FP; CAZy:AA11): protein MSTVTLTISLAAMCLVSGIQAHVVMNTPGSYGLHEGTPLLQVNPLDGVTYKHPRSTNNFHHNGLTVMEAGNVIHVNFTGGAQHGGGSCQFSITYDTPDNGQLSEKTRFKTIYTIIGGCPAQFTNEMANLPAPYHDAEQRLETEHCGNDTEFNGMRNFLVEEWSRGVCLISYPFYRLFNGTGTTTIGVPSITPTNTVTVSSTGEVCEPDTSTLAVTNTAPSTPTTPGGNYTASSHHLNQKGRNHFHIPHRRHDVHNLDSLNHIPPARYGSTARINPDAQASGQRGPVHKARARRRRLCSFW from the exons ATGTCGACGGTCACTTTGACCATTAGCTTGGCTGCCATGTGCCTCGTATCTGGTATACAAGCACATGTGGTGATGAACACTCCCGGATCATACGGCCTCCACGAGGGCACCCCACTCCTTCAAGTCAACCCGCTCGATGGCGTCACCTACAAGCACCCTCGTTCAACTAATAATTTCCATCACAATGGACTCACTGTCATGGAGGCTGGAAATGTCATCCACGTCAATTTTACTGGCGGCGCTCAACACGGAGGCGGCTCATGCCAGTTCAGCATCACGTACGATACTCCCGACAATGGACAGTTGAGCGAGAAGACAAGGTTCAAGACTATATACACCATCATCGGGGGCTGTCCGGCGCAGTTTACGAATGAGATGGCAAACCTACCTGCGCCATATCATGATGCTGAGCAACGACTAGAAACTGAGCATTGTGGTAATGACACTGAATTTAATGGCATGAGGAACTTCCTG GTTGAAGAATGGTCCCGCGGTGTTTGCCTCATCAGCTACCCCTTTTATCGTCTCTTCAACG GGACTGGAACCACCACTATCGGAGTACCATCCATAACGCCAACAAATACGGTCACAGTCTCATCTACTGGCGAAGTCTGCGAACCCGACACCTCTACACTAGCAGTCACCAACACagccccttcaacccccaccacccccggaGGAAACTACACCGCCAGTagccaccacctcaaccaaaAAGGCCGGAATCACTTCCATATTCCCCATCGAAGACACGACGTTCACAACCTCGACTCTCTCAACCACATCCCTCCCGCTCGCTACGGCTCCACTGCCAGGATCAATCCAGATGCCCAAGCCAGCGGCCAACGCGGTCCCGTGCACAAAgcaagagcgaggaggaggaggctttgtTCCTTTTGGTGA
- a CDS encoding hypothetical protein (EggNog:ENOG503PRDZ), translated as MCVNRKSLPTTPWGTTATATASESQQQHQQDDPPPPRLSQSVMSIPTLKKTLDMLHHILSHTRYMVTGTAAMTIWGYVPPHVSYLPRHVSIFCTDDDVPVIKSWAAASPHCVLIPSCPGMIGVGIEGKIRAVKIRTVTREMFERLGRVNPLGVNRVEQFRGWREGILRTGVWVVSLRGLLEDLCAGWGGCFRKGNKTLEEEERLRRCGLGILWILRRMREDGGLGEEWDLRGGIVAREEFWVPFTGVWWEGVGLMLALGLLREVASDERELRQTKVWTGNRWLYVTSVVPEQEGKGKGKEHHVSLTTVTSSGDSEDSEQVELPAVKLDTDLARYHPDSFRVRAGLRDGSVSMREYAALVAAQVGHEHGPQRNDPTPTCERSLPR; from the exons ATGTGCGTT AACAGAAAGTCACTCCCCACCACGCCTTGGGGcacgacagcgacagcgactGCCTCAGAGTCTCAACAGCAG caccaacaagacgacccccccccccctagACTTTCCCAATCGGTCATGTCCATCCCCACCCTGAAGAAAACACTGGACATGCTACATCATATCCTCTCTCACACGCGGTACATGGTTACCGGGACGGCCGCGATGACGATATGGGGTTACGTCCCCCCCCACGTAAGCTACCTACCCCGACATGTCTCCATCTTTTGCACGGACGACGACGTGCCGGTTATCAAGTCGTGGGCGGCGGCCAGTCCGCATTGTGTCTTGATCCCTTCTTGTCCTGGCATGATCGGGGTAGGAATAGAGGGGAAGATTAGGGCGGTAAAGATCAGGACTGTGACTCGGGAGATGTTTGAGAGGCTGGGACGGGTGAACCCGCTTGGGGTGAATAGAGTGGAACAGTTCAGAGGTTGGAGGGAAGGGATACTGAGGACAGGGGTGTGGGTTGTtagtttgagggggttgttggaggattTGTGtgcggggtggggggggtgTTTTCGCAAAGGAAATAAAacgctggaggaggaggagaggttgaggcgGTGCGGGCTGGGGATTCTGTGGATTTTGCGACggatgagggaggatggagggttgggggaggagtgggatttgaggggggggatagTTGCAAGGGAGGAGTTTTGGGTGCCGTTTAcgggggtttggtgggagggtgtcgggttgatgttggcgttggggttgttAAGGGAGGTGGCTTCTGATGAGCGGGAGTTGAGGCAGACAAAGGTCTGGACGGGGAACAGGTGGTTGTATGTTACCTCTGTTGTGCCCGAGCAAGAAGGTAAGGGCAAGGGTAAAGAGCACCACGTGAGTCTAACTACCGTGACCTCTTCGGGTGATTCGGAGGACTCTGAGCAGGTTGAACTGCCCGCGGTGAAGCTTGACACTGATCTTGCACGATATCACCCTGATTCTTTCCGAGTTAGGGCTGGGTTGAGGGATGGGAGCGTGAGTATGAGGGAGTATGCTGCTCTTGTTGCTGCACAAGTAGGGCATGAGCATGGACCTCAACGAAATGACCCCACGCCAACATGTGAGCGTAGTCTTCCTCGATGA
- the RPN11 gene encoding multicatalytic endopeptidase (MEROPS:MER0022005; COG:O; BUSCO:EOG09263QB7; EggNog:ENOG503NV6C), whose amino-acid sequence MDRLRTMFAGPGMGMGAAPGTDNTNLIDNSETVYISSLALLKMLRHGRAGVPMEVMGLMLGEFVDDFTVRVVDVFAMPQSGTGVSVEAVDPVFQTKMMDMLRQTGRPESVVGWYHSHPGFGCWLSSVDINTQQSFEQLTPRAVAVVVDPIQSVKGKVVIDAFRLINPQSLIMGQEPRQSTSNLGHLNKPSIQALIHGLNRHYYSIGINYRKTALEENMLMNLHKQEWTEALQMEDFHCEGQRTKDRLERLVSLAEGYEKRVKEETELTKEQLKTRYVGKLDPKKHLEDVGQQLIEDNIVAVSRQMIDKEATMPKKDTPGANGKANGDEMDVEDEL is encoded by the exons ATGGATCGATTGAGAACCATGTTCGCTGGCCCTGGCATGGGCATGGGAGCTGCTCCTGGGACA GATAATACCAATCTCATCGATAACTCTGAGACCGTTTACATCTcgtccctcgccctcctcaaaaTGCTTCGCCACGGCCGCGCCGGCGTCCCTATGGAAGTCATGGGTCTAATGCTGGGCGAATTTGTCGACGATTTCACAGTTCGTGTCGTCGATGTGTTTGCGATGCCTCAGAGCGGTACTGGTGTTAGTGTGGAGGCTGTCGACCCGGTGTTCCAGACCAAGATGATGGACATGCTTCGGCAAACAGGAAG GCCCGAGTCGGTTGTCGGCTGGTACCATTCGCATCCCGGTTTCGGGTGCTGGCTCTCGTCTGTCGATATCAATACCCAGCAGAGTTTTGAGCAGCTGACCCCGCGTGCTGTTGCCGTGGTCGTCGATCCTATCCAGTCGGTCAAGGGCAAGGTCGTCATCGACGCCTTCCGTTTGATCAACCCACAGTCCCTTATCATGGGACAGGAACCCCGGCAAAGCACTTCCAATTTGGGCCATTTGAACAAGCCCTCTATTCAAGCGCTTATCCACGGCCTTAACCGCCACTACTACTCGATCGGCATCAACTACAGAAAGACGGCCCTCGAGGAGAATATGTTGATGAACCTACACAAGCAAGAGTGGACAGAGGCGCTTCAGATGGAGGACTTCCATTGCGAGGGTCAACGAACAAAGGATCGTCTCGAGCGCCTAGTCAGTCTTGCAGAGGGATACGAGAAGAGGGTCAAGGAGGAGACAGAGCTCACCAAGGAGCAGCTTAAGACGCGCTATGTCGGCAAGCTGGACCCCAAGAAGCATTTGGAAGATGTCGGACAACAGCTGATCGAGGACAACATCGTGGCGGTGTCAAGGCAGATGATCGACAAGGAGGCGACGATGCCAAAGAAGGACACTCCAGGTGCCAATGGCAAAGCGAATGGGGACGAAATGGATGTGGAGGATGAACTTTGA